One Halobacterium sp. DL1 DNA window includes the following coding sequences:
- a CDS encoding electron transfer flavoprotein subunit beta translates to MHTVTLTKGVPDFREGQVSFDEDGHLERGDTPTVMNPNDKHALRAALQTKIRQGGTASVMSMGPPGYGDVLREAMASVYADDLYLLSDREMAAADTWATAMTLATGLERLEPDLVFAGFKTADGETGHTGPQTAWCLDWPILTHVVALDVEPEEGRVRAKRLVAGDVDEIETVEASLPAFVVTDPEFEPTYRKAAHRLEHKDRRAETTERAEDHEDHLTVWDHEDLNLDPDYIGLDGSPTIVSGVDPIPKAPAERDATMVDARDEEGMEQVVDELQQFAGGD, encoded by the coding sequence ATGCACACGGTCACACTGACAAAGGGCGTGCCGGACTTCCGCGAGGGACAGGTGTCCTTCGACGAGGACGGCCACCTCGAACGCGGCGACACGCCAACCGTCATGAACCCGAACGACAAGCACGCACTGCGCGCGGCGCTCCAGACGAAGATACGGCAGGGCGGCACCGCGAGCGTGATGAGCATGGGGCCGCCGGGCTACGGCGACGTGCTCCGCGAGGCGATGGCGTCCGTCTACGCCGACGACCTCTACCTGCTGTCGGACCGCGAGATGGCGGCCGCCGACACGTGGGCGACGGCGATGACGCTGGCGACAGGCCTCGAACGACTCGAACCCGACCTCGTGTTCGCGGGGTTCAAGACCGCCGACGGCGAGACCGGCCACACCGGCCCGCAGACCGCGTGGTGTCTCGACTGGCCGATTCTCACCCACGTCGTCGCGCTCGACGTGGAACCCGAGGAGGGGCGCGTGCGGGCGAAGCGCCTCGTCGCGGGCGACGTCGACGAGATAGAGACCGTCGAGGCGTCGCTGCCGGCGTTCGTCGTCACCGACCCCGAGTTCGAACCGACCTACCGGAAGGCCGCCCACCGCCTCGAACACAAGGACCGGCGGGCAGAGACCACTGAGCGCGCCGAGGACCACGAGGACCACCTGACAGTGTGGGACCACGAGGACCTCAACCTCGACCCCGACTACATCGGCCTGGACGGCTCGCCGACCATCGTCTCCGGGGTGGACCCGATTCCGAAGGCGCCCGCCGAGCGGGACGCAACGATGGTCGACGCGCGGGACGAGGAGGGGATGGAGCAGGTCGTCGACGAACTCCAGCAGTTCGCGGGGGGTGACTGA
- a CDS encoding electron transfer flavoprotein subunit alpha: MALDPNDYDISELGPEIQDVEDVDELEDILETEKAGKDRAGAKQLIQSRIEKFREDEAEDREDLDPTEMSPADLANELQNIDSVERLEELIEREESGEDRDSVKRLVQKRIDSIQGSGEREEEIERVPPEEKYPDLDHPTADKQYVEEMEDGTYEDMWVFCETKDGDLLDVSREMLGKARGLMDGYNEEYDDGDDERVVAVLLEDEVGDLADEAIACGADVVVYQDDPELERFRHKPYAELFSAMARAGGELDAEPDAGDSSWRDYDEPRYVLFPATNNGRDLSAQVQGELDSGLASDCSGLYIDDTVISNPAKTGREGEKKRFERVLHMKRPDFSGFEYSTILCLDNPTREFHPQGASVIPGSFEVPEPDTGREGEVHEYDFSLPESWFQVEVTEYDELDSGVDLTGHDVVVALGRGIGDDPTEGMELGLELTNAFEDAAMGITRGIVTSSYDFDGHVEQYASEERQIGETGQVVEPKLYVAAGISGAVQHKVGMDESDTIVSINTDPDADIRDFSDYFVEGDLFEVLPVLTDALESGELDVEELAATGGASDD; this comes from the coding sequence GTGGCGCTCGACCCGAACGACTACGACATCTCCGAACTCGGTCCCGAGATACAGGACGTCGAGGACGTCGACGAACTCGAGGACATCCTCGAGACGGAGAAAGCCGGGAAGGACCGCGCCGGCGCGAAACAGCTCATCCAGTCCCGCATCGAGAAGTTCCGCGAGGACGAGGCCGAGGACCGCGAGGACCTCGACCCGACGGAGATGAGCCCCGCTGACCTCGCCAACGAACTCCAGAACATCGACAGCGTCGAGCGACTGGAGGAACTGATCGAGCGCGAGGAGAGCGGCGAGGACCGCGACAGCGTCAAGCGCCTCGTCCAGAAGCGCATCGACTCCATCCAGGGCAGCGGGGAGCGCGAGGAGGAGATTGAGCGTGTGCCGCCCGAGGAGAAGTACCCCGACCTCGACCACCCGACCGCGGACAAGCAGTACGTCGAGGAGATGGAGGACGGCACCTACGAGGACATGTGGGTGTTCTGCGAGACGAAGGACGGCGACCTGCTCGACGTCTCACGAGAGATGCTCGGGAAGGCGCGAGGCCTGATGGACGGCTACAACGAGGAGTACGACGACGGGGACGACGAGCGAGTCGTCGCCGTGCTGCTCGAGGACGAGGTCGGTGACCTGGCCGACGAGGCCATCGCGTGCGGCGCCGACGTGGTCGTCTACCAGGACGACCCCGAACTGGAACGGTTCCGGCACAAGCCGTACGCGGAGCTGTTCTCCGCGATGGCTCGCGCCGGCGGTGAACTCGACGCGGAACCGGACGCCGGTGACTCGTCGTGGCGCGACTACGACGAACCGCGGTACGTGCTGTTCCCGGCGACGAACAACGGCCGTGACCTCTCCGCACAGGTGCAGGGCGAACTCGACAGCGGCCTGGCGAGCGACTGCTCGGGGCTGTACATCGACGACACCGTCATCTCGAACCCCGCGAAGACGGGGCGTGAGGGCGAGAAGAAGCGCTTCGAGCGCGTCCTCCACATGAAGCGCCCGGACTTCTCGGGCTTCGAGTACTCCACCATCCTCTGTCTGGACAACCCGACGCGGGAGTTCCACCCGCAGGGCGCCTCGGTCATCCCGGGGAGCTTCGAGGTGCCGGAGCCCGACACCGGGCGTGAGGGCGAGGTGCACGAGTACGACTTCTCGCTGCCCGAGTCGTGGTTCCAGGTCGAGGTCACGGAGTACGACGAACTCGACAGCGGCGTCGACCTGACGGGCCACGACGTCGTCGTGGCGCTCGGCCGCGGTATCGGCGACGACCCCACCGAGGGGATGGAACTCGGCCTCGAACTGACGAACGCATTCGAGGACGCCGCGATGGGCATCACCCGCGGCATCGTCACCTCGTCGTACGACTTCGACGGCCACGTCGAGCAGTACGCCAGCGAGGAGCGACAGATCGGCGAGACCGGACAGGTCGTCGAGCCGAAACTGTACGTCGCGGCGGGCATCAGCGGTGCGGTCCAGCACAAGGTCGGGATGGACGAGTCCGACACAATCGTCTCCATCAACACCGACCCCGACGCGGACATCCGGGACTTCTCGGACTACTTCGTGGAGGGCGACCTCTTCGAGGTGTTGCCCGTGCTGACCGACGCGCTGGAGAGTGGGGAACTGGACGTCGAAGAACTCGCGGCTACAGGCGGTGCATCCGATGACTGA
- a CDS encoding 50S ribosomal protein L15: protein MTRSLYSHIKEAWRNPSDGKLAELQWQRKQEWRKQGAIERIDRPTRLDKARELGYKAKQGVVVARVSVRKGTARKSRFKAGRRTKRQGVNRIGRAKNLQRIAEERASRKFINLRVLNSYWVGEDGSQKWFEVILLDPEHGAIKNDDDLNWICEDSQENRVFRGLTSAGRRARGLQNRGKGAEKVRPSTNAGKRRKS from the coding sequence ATGACACGAAGCCTCTACTCCCACATCAAGGAAGCCTGGCGGAATCCCAGCGACGGGAAACTCGCCGAGCTCCAGTGGCAGCGCAAGCAGGAGTGGCGCAAGCAGGGCGCCATCGAACGCATCGACCGACCGACGCGCCTCGACAAGGCCCGCGAACTCGGCTACAAGGCCAAGCAGGGCGTTGTCGTCGCCCGCGTCAGCGTCCGGAAGGGCACCGCCCGGAAGTCCCGATTCAAGGCGGGCCGCCGGACGAAGCGCCAGGGCGTCAACCGCATCGGCCGCGCGAAGAACCTCCAGCGCATCGCCGAGGAGCGCGCGTCGCGGAAGTTCATCAACCTCCGCGTGCTGAACTCCTACTGGGTGGGCGAGGACGGCTCCCAGAAGTGGTTCGAAGTGATTCTCCTCGACCCCGAGCACGGCGCCATCAAGAACGACGACGACCTCAACTGGATCTGTGAAGACTCCCAGGAGAACCGCGTCTTCCGCGGCCTGACGAGCGCGGGTCGCCGCGCTCGCGGCCTCCAGAACCGCGGCAAAGGCGCCGAGAAGGTCCGCCCGAGCACGAACGCCGGCAAGCGCCGGAAGTCGTAG
- a CDS encoding flavoprotein, with the protein MTETDDYEHYEAVVVGAGPGGAAAAAALADNDVETLVLERGVEAGSKNVSGGLLYGEESAPYTLDDLFPGVREAATERPVTEYYLHNVAGRQVETFDITELHEHDTEWSDAVLRRHMDSWLAERVHERARETGGGLLTGVRVNGLLRENGEIVGVTCDELNPIRADVVIAADGVNSELARDAGLMDWDEPEEWFQGVKAVVDVDPEVVNERFGIDADEGVAHLFSGDLFEDVRGGGFCYTNEGSLSIGTVFHLDSLVAEEAEPHELLDALLTHPLLADWLGDDYEELEYGAKLVPDSKKAAHPSPHEGRLLLVGDAAGQMQAQGPIIKGMNHAVSAGALAAEAFVEAEHRDNPTSAGKRYERRLRDEGVMDKLRPSGYRVTSALGEHDAVTSVVDGVLTSFAGRAAVRALGGRLEALYGSPYLASIVPDTQTPYVTLPTVIAEELGAHITSESSVEPPSLADRIGDLTYDTDVGNPHIELRDNSYEASGAAVAACPVSAEDFGGGCYRSETVQRNGDEERVVSLDTQPCVECGTCAVVADTEWEHPRGGKGVEFEQG; encoded by the coding sequence ATGACTGAAACTGACGACTACGAGCACTACGAGGCGGTCGTGGTCGGCGCCGGCCCTGGCGGGGCGGCGGCGGCCGCGGCACTGGCGGACAACGACGTAGAGACACTCGTCCTCGAACGCGGCGTCGAGGCCGGGTCGAAGAACGTGAGCGGGGGGCTGCTGTACGGCGAGGAGTCCGCGCCGTACACGCTCGACGACCTCTTCCCGGGCGTCCGGGAGGCGGCGACCGAGCGCCCCGTGACGGAGTACTACCTCCACAACGTCGCCGGGCGGCAGGTCGAGACGTTCGACATCACGGAGCTCCACGAGCACGACACCGAGTGGTCGGACGCCGTGCTCCGGCGGCACATGGACTCGTGGCTCGCCGAGCGCGTCCACGAGCGCGCCCGGGAGACGGGTGGCGGCCTGCTGACGGGCGTACGGGTCAACGGCCTGCTCAGGGAGAACGGCGAGATAGTCGGCGTCACCTGCGACGAACTCAACCCCATCCGGGCCGACGTCGTGATCGCCGCCGACGGCGTGAACAGCGAACTCGCGCGGGACGCGGGCCTGATGGACTGGGACGAACCCGAGGAGTGGTTCCAGGGCGTGAAGGCCGTCGTCGACGTGGACCCCGAGGTGGTCAACGAGCGCTTCGGCATCGACGCCGACGAGGGCGTCGCCCACCTGTTCTCGGGGGACCTCTTCGAGGACGTCCGCGGCGGCGGCTTCTGCTACACGAACGAGGGGTCGCTGTCCATCGGGACGGTGTTCCACCTCGACAGCCTGGTCGCCGAGGAGGCCGAACCGCACGAACTGCTCGACGCGCTGCTCACCCACCCGCTGCTGGCGGACTGGCTGGGCGACGACTACGAGGAACTGGAGTACGGCGCGAAACTCGTGCCGGACTCGAAGAAGGCCGCCCACCCCTCGCCCCACGAGGGACGGCTCCTGCTGGTGGGGGACGCGGCCGGTCAGATGCAGGCCCAGGGCCCCATCATCAAGGGGATGAACCACGCCGTGAGCGCGGGCGCGCTGGCCGCGGAGGCGTTCGTCGAGGCCGAGCACCGGGACAACCCGACGAGCGCTGGCAAGCGCTACGAGCGCCGCCTCCGCGACGAGGGCGTAATGGACAAACTCCGCCCGTCGGGCTACCGCGTGACCAGCGCGCTCGGCGAGCACGACGCCGTGACCAGCGTGGTCGACGGCGTGCTGACGTCGTTCGCGGGGCGGGCAGCGGTGCGCGCGCTCGGCGGCCGCCTCGAAGCGCTGTACGGGTCGCCGTACCTCGCGTCTATCGTGCCGGACACCCAGACACCGTACGTGACGCTGCCGACGGTCATCGCCGAGGAACTCGGCGCCCACATCACCAGCGAGTCGAGTGTCGAACCGCCGAGTCTCGCCGACCGCATCGGCGACCTCACCTACGACACGGACGTCGGCAACCCCCACATCGAACTGCGAGACAACTCCTACGAGGCGAGCGGCGCGGCCGTGGCGGCGTGTCCGGTGAGCGCCGAGGACTTCGGCGGCGGCTGTTACCGCTCGGAGACCGTCCAGCGCAACGGCGACGAGGAGCGCGTGGTGAGCCTCGACACCCAGCCCTGCGTGGAGTGTGGCACCTGCGCGGTCGTCGCGGACACCGAGTGGGAACACCCCCGTGGCGGGAAGGGTGTCGAGTTCGAACAGGGATGA
- a CDS encoding ferredoxin, which translates to MAIDANFEQNREKVDTHEGHDVWGPVEEPEKLGIHGTHVAVDFDICIADGACVEDCPVDVFEWVDSPDHPESELKADPANESQCIDCMLCVDVCPVDAIDVDAGRAGRT; encoded by the coding sequence ATGGCCATAGACGCGAACTTCGAACAGAACCGCGAGAAGGTAGACACCCACGAGGGCCACGACGTCTGGGGGCCAGTCGAGGAACCCGAGAAACTCGGCATCCACGGCACGCACGTCGCCGTCGACTTCGACATCTGCATCGCCGACGGCGCCTGCGTCGAGGACTGCCCCGTCGACGTCTTCGAATGGGTCGACTCCCCCGACCACCCCGAATCCGAGCTGAAGGCCGACCCCGCCAACGAGAGCCAGTGCATCGACTGCATGCTCTGCGTCGACGTCTGCCCCGTCGACGCCATCGACGTCGACGCCGGTCGAGCGGGGCGAACCTGA
- a CDS encoding acetyltransferase has product MNLEQGMEFGHDDRERIYNYVERHGECGFDDIEDGLRLDPRGVRHHVAILRRDGYVTVDDGRIAVAFDDVAAEEHRDGDLEFVVRPAHQSDLTGLVGAIRQVASERTYIEAESVADVIDHQEVILRHNELEERMFFVATVGTDVVGWVHVAGSELEKLEHTAELTVGVIETYRGHGIGSHLLERGLAWAGSRGYEKMYNSVPSSNEEAVEFLKTNGWEIEAVREDHYKLDDDYVDEVMMAVRL; this is encoded by the coding sequence ATGAACCTCGAGCAGGGCATGGAGTTCGGCCACGACGACCGCGAACGCATCTACAACTACGTCGAGCGCCACGGCGAGTGCGGGTTCGACGACATCGAGGACGGCCTCCGCCTCGACCCGCGGGGCGTCCGCCACCACGTCGCCATCCTGCGACGCGACGGCTACGTCACCGTCGACGACGGCCGCATCGCCGTCGCCTTCGACGACGTCGCCGCCGAGGAGCACCGCGACGGCGACCTGGAGTTCGTCGTGCGGCCCGCCCACCAGTCGGACCTGACGGGGCTCGTCGGCGCCATCCGGCAGGTCGCCAGCGAGCGCACGTACATCGAAGCCGAGTCCGTCGCGGACGTCATCGACCACCAGGAGGTCATCCTCCGGCACAACGAACTCGAGGAGCGGATGTTCTTCGTCGCCACGGTCGGTACCGACGTGGTCGGGTGGGTACACGTCGCGGGCTCCGAACTCGAGAAGCTCGAACACACCGCCGAGCTCACGGTCGGCGTCATCGAGACGTACCGCGGCCACGGCATCGGCAGCCACCTCCTCGAGCGCGGCCTCGCGTGGGCCGGCAGCCGCGGGTACGAGAAGATGTACAACAGCGTCCCGTCGTCGAACGAGGAGGCCGTCGAGTTCCTGAAGACCAACGGCTGGGAGATCGAGGCCGTCCGCGAGGACCACTACAAGCTCGACGACGACTACGTCGACGAGGTGATGATGGCGGTCCGGCTCTGA